CTGATGCtttctttaaattcttttgCCAACTTCAACTATAGAGATCACAGAGAGACTCAAACCCACGTTCTTAAGGTTTATCTATCATTATTTCGTGTTAGCTTCCTTGTTTGTGTTTTCATTACGACAGCAATCAATAGTTTATTAGCTTCTTTTCTATCATTCGATGAGTGTTTCTTGTTAATATTGTTGGGTTGCTATTTTGTTAGTGCCACGAATCGGATTCTCTTTTGATTAAAGAATTACTATTTTTCCTTTAACAAGAACCCCCGATTACTATTCTTAATTGTTTCTTACGTGCTGTTCTAACAAGAACCGCACCATTAGATTAGTTTAATGTTTCACATGCTTAATGTTATTATATTAATCTTTAGTTTCTACTCCAGGAAAGCCAAGATCATTACTTTTATCAagaacttttctttttcttttgtgttttcaaatttaCGATTTCTTTTTGGCTTctgtgtaaggaaaaaaaaaaaaaacatgattgagGCTATGGTGGTGCCACGTAACTCAAATGGAATAAAGCGGGAAGATAAGGAGGTAAAAGAGCCAAAGAGGGAGCCTTGACCTGGTGgcttaaaaagagagagaatataatagttttttttttatcaagtgctACTGTGAGGAGTGAAGTAGGgcatgagagagaaagagagaagtgtgtgtgtttttttcttcctgtcttcttttttattttgttgaaacaTGGTGTTGTTCTTTTGTGGAgcggttttgtttgtttttatttttgtagttgtgGGGAAAAAATGAAGGACTTTATGAGGCACTCGTTTTTAGTTGTAATAAGTAAAGTCTTCTTGTGTTGTGTGGTTCTCTTTTCAGGTTGGTCTAGCAGGATCTGAAAGATCCATTCTTGGTGCTACAACAGGTACTTATCCGCGCCCCCCCTTCTAAAAGGGtgtatataatattattgtggGCGGGCTTTCGTTGGTTCTTATGCATGTGTtgcttcttcatcttttttttttttttttcatgaaacgtTTAGGTACTGGTGTTTGAAATTCTATATTGAAAAGTGTGTTaaaaatttctctttttctGGATATTCTAGTACGCGTCTCTATTTTTTTGTGGTGCTGGTGCTTGTATTGTTTTTGTGTGGAAAGGTTCATGTGTGAGGACATGGTTATATAATTCTGGtggaagaaaaagggaaaaaaaatgtgttgTATAATAgatgtgttgattttttttttctattttcttattttttttcattggtttATTGATGTAGGTGGTTGCAGTTTCTCATGAGAAGTTTGCTTGCTAAGACTTAAGAAAGAGTTCATCTTATTTGCTTCAGTGACCACTGCCCAGCAAGGGTTCGTTGATCAGAAACTGGGTTCTTTTAGCTATTTCTTTGAAATGAGGTATTGCTGAAGATGGTAATGGTGGGAGTTAGAGAGTGTGGTAGAAGCAGGCGAATTCCTCCATTTCTTGGATGTGTTTGTTCTGGCTTGCATGCAGCCCTAGGGGGATAGCCATGGAGGGCTCATCTGAGTCTGCTTGGCAGAAGTCTGATAGTCATAGGGAATTTGATACTTCAGTGGTTTCCAACAGGAATCTTAGATCTGCATCTCACAATTCTGGGTTTAGAAAGGAGAGGACTGATAGGGTTGTTCTGGCGCGTCAAAACCTTAAAAACCAGGCTGGTACTTTATCTGGGGTTTGTGAGGATGAAGCTGCAGTTGACCGTTTTATGCAAACCATAGAATGGAACGATGTTAGCTTGAGGCACTGGTTGGACAAACCACAACGGTCTGTTAATGAATTTGAATGTTTGCACATATTTAGGCAAGTAGTCGAAGTTGTAAATGTGGCACACTCACAAGGAATTGTTGTTCACAATGTCCGGCCTTCTTGCTTTGTTATGTCATCATTTAACCATGTCTCCTTCATTGAGTCCGCGTCTTGCTCAGATTCAGGATCTGATTCTTTGGATGATGGATTGAACAGCGAAACTATGGAGGTtaaaaattcttcttcttcttctttgcccCATGACATGTGCCAGCAAAGAAGTAGGTTACAAAGTGAGGACTTTCTACCTGCATCTACTCCAACAAATACTTTATCGGAAGCCAGTTGCATGCAGTCGAGCTTGGTTTATGCAGCAGATGTACCATTAGTGGAAGAAACAGAAGAACATAAAGTCCATGATATGAGGAATGTTGAacatgaagaagaaaggaaacaaCCATTTCCAATGAAGCAAATATTGCTTATGGAGTCCTGTTGGTATGACAGTCCTGAAGAGGATGCTGGTTCACCAAGCTCTTGCGCATCAGACATCTACCGATTGGGAGTTCTTCTTTTCGAGGTTCGTTATGATAATGCTGCATTTATGAATCAAAATTAGGGTGGAATAAAAAGTCACTTCCTGTATCTGTTTTGCTTTTTGACTTCTATTTCAAGCATGAAGTTCTTCATTATCTAAATGGCCTGTAATGATGTGTTACAGCTTCTGCTGTTTACTGTCTACATTGATGTGATATAGTTCTACTTGTGAACAGTTGTTCTGCCCATTCACTTCAAGTGAAGACAAAAGCAGAACTATGTCTAGTCTCAGACATCGAGTTCTTCCTCCTCAACTGCTGCTCAAGTGGCCAAAAGAAGCTTCATTTTGCTTATGGTTACTGCACCCTGAGCCAAGTAGTCGGCCAAAAATAGGGTGACTATTAATTTCTGcacctttgttttcttttttcacttcaTGGTAGCATCTGCCTTAATATGTGGGTGGGTGGGTGTGGGTGtgtgttggggggggggggatttttCAAACCCTTCAAACTAGCACCTCATTGCTTATGGTTAAACTGTGAGCCAAGTACCTTGTTTTACATTTCATTCGATTTATGTTCAATCAAATTTTTGTGGTCTTATGCTTTTGTATTATGTAACAGTGAATTGCTGCAAAGCGAGTTTCTTAATGAACCAATAAACAATTTGGAAGAGCGTGAAGCAGCAACACAGCTTAGAGAGAGAATAGAGGAGCAGGAATTGTTGCTGGAATTCCTTTTACtaatacaacaaagaaaacaggATGCAGCTGATAAGTTGCAAGATACCATTTCTCTTCTATGTTCTGATATTGAAGAAGTTACAAAGCATCAAGTGTTTCTTAAGAAAAAGGGAGACACATGTAAAGAAAGAGGAGAGGGTGATCATTTAACGTCAAATATCCCTGCACTGAATGTTGTTGACATTGATGATTCTTCTAGCTTGGGTTCCAGAAAACGATTTTGCCCAGGCCTTGAGATTCACAACGTAGAGAAATGTGATGATAATCTAGATGAAAGTCAAAACTCAGATACATTTGTAGAATCACAGGAAAGTCCTCTTTTTAGAAGTTCACGATTAATGAAGAACTTTAAGAAATTAGAGTCCGCATATTTTTTGACAAGATGCAGACCAGTAAGGCCACCAGGGAAACCATCATTTGCTAGAAATTTACCAGTAATTAGTGATGGGAGAATCTCTATTGTTGCTACTGAAAGAAGCTCCATAAATAGCATAGCACCAAAGCAGCAGCTTACTGAGGGTAGACGAAGTGGATGGATAAGTCCATTCCTTGAGGGTTTGTGCAAGTATCTATCTTTTAGC
This is a stretch of genomic DNA from Populus alba chromosome 11, ASM523922v2, whole genome shotgun sequence. It encodes these proteins:
- the LOC118038363 gene encoding protein SPA1-RELATED 4 isoform X1, which produces MCLFWLACSPRGIAMEGSSESAWQKSDSHREFDTSVVSNRNLRSASHNSGFRKERTDRVVLARQNLKNQAGTLSGVCEDEAAVDRFMQTIEWNDVSLRHWLDKPQRSVNEFECLHIFRQVVEVVNVAHSQGIVVHNVRPSCFVMSSFNHVSFIESASCSDSGSDSLDDGLNSETMEVKNSSSSSLPHDMCQQRSRLQSEDFLPASTPTNTLSEASCMQSSLVYAADVPLVEETEEHKVHDMRNVEHEEERKQPFPMKQILLMESCWYDSPEEDAGSPSSCASDIYRLGVLLFELFCPFTSSEDKSRTMSSLRHRVLPPQLLLKWPKEASFCLWLLHPEPSSRPKIGELLQSEFLNEPINNLEEREAATQLRERIEEQELLLEFLLLIQQRKQDAADKLQDTISLLCSDIEEVTKHQVFLKKKGDTCKERGEGDHLTSNIPALNVVDIDDSSSLGSRKRFCPGLEIHNVEKCDDNLDESQNSDTFVESQESPLFRSSRLMKNFKKLESAYFLTRCRPVRPPGKPSFARNLPVISDGRISIVATERSSINSIAPKQQLTEGRRSGWISPFLEGLCKYLSFSKLKVKADLKQGDLLNSSNLVCSISFDRDGEFFATAGVNKKIKVFECDTIINEARDIHYPVVEMVCKSKLSSTCWNSYIKSQLASSNFEGVVQVWDVTRSQVVTEMREHERRVWSVDFSPADPTMLASGSDDGSVKLWSINQGVSIGSIKTKANICSVQFPLDSSCSIAFGSADHRIYYYDLRNSKVPLCTLIGHNKTVSYVKFVDMTNLVSASTDNTLKLWDLSMGTSRVIDSPVQSFTGHMNAKNFVGLSVADGYIATGSETNEVFVYHKAFPMPVLSFKFNNTDPLSGHEMDDTAQFISAVCWRGQSSTLVAANSTGNIKILEMV
- the LOC118038363 gene encoding protein SPA1-RELATED 3 isoform X2; this translates as MCLFWLACSPRGIAMEGSSESAWQKSDSHREFDTSVVSNRNLRSASHNSGFRKERTDRVVLARQNLKNQAGTLSGVCEDEAAVDRFMQTIEWNDVSLRHWLDKPQRSVNEFECLHIFRQVVEVVNVAHSQGIVVHNVRPSCFVMSSFNHVSFIESASCSDSGSDSLDDGLNSETMEVKNSSSSSLPHDMCQQRSRLQSEDFLPASTPTNTLSEASCMQSSLVYAADVPLVEETEEHKVHDMRNVEHEEERKQPFPMKQILLMESCWYDSPEEDAGSPSSCASDIYRLGVLLFELFCPFTSSEDKSRTMSSLRHRVLPPQLLLKWPKEASFCLWLLHPEPSSRPKIGELLQSEFLNEPINNLEEREAATQLRERIEEQELLLEFLLLIQQRKQDAADKLQDTISLLCSDIEEVTKHQVFLKKKGDTCKERGEGDHLTSNIPALNVVDIDDSSSLGSRKRFCPGLEIHNVEKCDDNLDESQNSDTFVESQESPLFRSSRLMKNFKKLESAYFLTRCRPVRPPGKPSFARNLPVISDGRISIVATERSSINSIAPKQQLTEGRRSGWISPFLEGLCKYLSFSKLKVKADLKQGDLLNSSNLVCSISFDRDGEFFATAGVNKKIKVFECDTIINEARDIHYPVVEMVCKSKLSSTCWNSYIKSQLASSNFEGVVQVWDVTRSQVVTEMREHERRVWSVDFSPADPTMLASGSDDGSVKLWSINQAMLLLHLVDASFENKRSEYRFDQNKSQYLLCSVSLGF